The nucleotide window CTTCGTAAGTTTTGAAcgaagtaaaaattattctcacattttgtttataacatatttaatttgtcCGATTGGACATTTTACTATCCcctttttacaataattgcGTGGTTGGAGTTATAATTCAAATAACGGCCCGTGCGAGTTTCCAGtaaacatttgtttataaatttataaatttcttttgctTTCGTCAAATtgtaaaagattttattttgttctttatcaattgtaaattttatatcaaaatctTTCGAACTTAAATGATAAACAAAACTATCCAAATGACTATTATTCTGCTCGCACATTGAAAAAGCATCATCATCATACCTCCATCACACTaaaggtttaaaattataattacataATTGTAGACGtgattaaattcaaaatttcccatgaaaaaatcattataaGTATGGAAGACAATGAGGTTCTCATTGCCATTCCAGACTTCTGCTTATAACAATCATTTTGATATTCCAAGTCGTTCTCACACAAACCGTTAATAACTCCATGATAGTGTTCACATttaatttagtgcatttttcAAGATTGGCGTCATTTTCGTTTGCATCAAAAAGGCGTAAAATCAAGAAAGTGTATagattttacttaaaaaacacCGATGTGGAGCCTCTTGTTCAGTAAGCATGGATAACACTTGGTTGTTTACAAAGGCGGAGCGGTCAAATTTGGatacataaaaattcatcTAAATGTATCATCTATATTTTGCCCACAAGCGAACCGGGACATCTATAGAAAATTACATCAAAATGTCTTCCGATAGGAGAAATGCGAGTGGGATTAGCAAGGGCCAGGGTCAGGGTTATATGTACTATTTTAGACATGTTTTTTCTCTCATGGTTCAACCTTGACCAGAGTAATTTTACGGGCGTGCTTAATTACGCTGAAGACACCttttttggccgaaataaaaatatgatcaattataattataaacaCATTCTTGTTTATACTTGATACACAATATACCTACCAATAAGACACAGGAAAACTATTATGTGTGACTAAACACTTTTCATGCTATTGATAAAATAACAGCACCATACCACCCGCTAAATTTAAGAACGATGGCTAATTTTTGAATCACAGGCGGATTTTTTGTACCGTTATTGGTAATggttgaaaattatattttctactaatttcgcaatttttcttttttattttcctcttttattCGTTAGTAACAACAGACGTTCTCTATCTTGTTTGGCTAATTAAGATCGAAATTTGCcacttttctttctttaattttttttcattgtctGAGGGGTAAACATAAACACAGACGGTACAATACTCTTTTagaaacaaatcaattttattacttcttcCCAAGAACATCCTTTGCTCTAGACCCATAAATACCGAGcacaaatttcataaattgcATATAAAAAGCTTCTGGAATCTTTCTTATGTAGTCAGCAAACAGAAAGTGTTTACCCTTAAATTCATTCACATAAGCGGTTATCTCAACAGGCAAACCCAAGCAGGTCTGATCAAATGCGGAGGTGCTATAAGTCATCTTAAGTTCCTTAAAGCGGGATTCCAATGCATTTATTAGTACTTGATTATTGGTTAGTCCAGATTCAGTGAAAGGCACcctgaagaattttttaattagaactaGCAGTAATTATTCTACTCTTATTATGTAGTACCTCTCTTGAACTGAAGTTTCTAAAGATGGTTTCTTGGCTATGCACAAAATGGCTGAAGTCCCATCATCTACTATGAATCTCTGAAAATCTCCCTTATCTTGGATTGATGTAACTCTGGCACAAAGCATTACTTTCCGAAAGGGCGTGccatataaaatgaaatttttagacAACCCATTTTGTGGTTTGCAGTTGAGTAAATctctaattaacaaaaattcttGAATGGCACAAGATTAACAGCTTGGGTATTCGTTTTTGAAACAACCTTGTAAACTTACGTCTCTGAGTGTAGTAACTGTCagcaaaattattgtttaattgttTAGAATGAGCTTTAATATTCCTATTTTCTGGTCCCTTCTCATTCTGGCTAGTACTACTAGCATATTTGCCAATCTTGGAACTGGTCAATGTTACCCAGTTATAGCtggttttgttaaaattatgcGTTTCATTTGCAGCATCACAAGCAATCTAAACCATAATAGTAATAGTAATACTTCAAGTACAATAAAATGAAGGAATACGTAATAATTCCTGATAAAAAGCGCGGTAAAACGGTTCTATGACTGTACctgagttttattttattaagatCATTACTTaagttcaatttaaatgtttttaaaaattacttgtaAAGAAATTTGTCGGGTAAAGCTGCCGAAATTACCGTCACTGTAGAAATATTATCGCCCTTAACTAGTAGATCTTGGCAAACCTaggtttttcattttttcagaattaaagGCGATATTATTGCTGCCGAGTATTTTCTTAAGTTTGGGAAGGGAAGTGAATTGGACTGTGATTTACAGGTATCACAGTTTGACAGATTTTATCTATGTATATAACTCGTGAATGCACGTGCATGACCGAAGTTTCTAGAACAAGATCAGGCCGTTTCTttatgtttgtattttttttggtGTCTAATCGTATATTATCAATAATCCtgtcaaaattcaattttttcattagataaaaaaagttgGGATTTAATTCACTTTGTCTCATCAAACAGTGagtgtttttcaaattgtaaataatagGTTTATGGTTTGTTGTATCAACATGTGCAACATGAAAGGATAAAGTAGGATACAAAGACTTTTATATTCTTAGATTCctcattttttctttggctTTATAACACCTATTTAACTCTAAGCAACAAGTTACATTGGTTCGTTAATGAGTGGTAGTGGAAAAACGCGTTTCCCTACTGTAGAAGCACAAATAAAATAGAAGATGGGAGTGATCAAGAAGAGGAAGAGTCCTATTAGAGGATGGAATTTATGTAGAGTATTTTCTTCCTTTACAAAATAAGTGACAAAATAATACTTAAACcagattataaaataaaatgtttatcgAGTATTAACTAGATTATACATTTTATCCAATATTCATGGACTAGTGTTGTGTTCTGAAAAATTATTCCTTTGAAGCAACTATCTTCTGCTCGAAAACgccttattttttgttatttgacGTTGCTTACATTGGATTAAAAATAAGTACTACTGCTCTTGTTCCTATCCTTTATTAAGTATTTACTAAAAGCAGTCTTAGACATGGGCTACAAAATTGACCTATGATTCATTGACAATCAAAGAACCAAGTTGCTTGAAGGTCGAGACAAAATTTGCCGATTCTTAAGttccaaattttcaagcaGTTTTATCACCCAATTTGGGTGCTTCTTAATCGTCCACTGAATCCTTGCCAAGCACCATTAGTGTATGGCTTACTTATTCATTGTGTTAGTACAGACAACTTAATACAAATAGTAGCAATAAACATTTGTTTAATTCGTTATAAATCgtctaaataattaaattgtaggtttccaattgaaaatgttaataccTTAATGCTTCCTTCCTCATGTTTTGCTACTATCCAGCCGTCAtgcgaaaataaattatttgattcGTTTGTGTCTTGCATATTCATTTTTAGCTAAACTTTAAAACagcaacaaatatttaataacgttaatatttactaattaaaCAATTGTAACGAAAACTATTTTCGAACaatcataacaaaaaatttaaaattttgaaataaactgACATCCGTGATTGAGACGTCTGAGTTGTCCAGTTCTAAAACTGATGCACGTCATAAACCACGTGATTTTATTGCCAACCCTCACGTTcaaaatatgaagtttttaaGAAGGAATTCGTCTCTaagtaaacaataattgtGTGAGTGAACTGCAACTATATATAGTACTTGAACCTAATGGTAACCTACCCGTTAGCgcttagtaaaatatttaacctTAACATGAAcataaataatggaaatattaataatgttaaCAACATAGTGTGGTGTTGCCAAATTTTCCGTATGTTTGTCCGTTTTGACATTACGACTTACCTATTTTCCTATGGtatttgtatattatataagaaATATTGAATTAGTTATACAATCGACAACACCGCTGAATTTTAGTATTAGACGTGCATCGATTTTTGTCCTGGCGAAACTATATTTGAGGTGTAACGCCACAGAAAATACGTAATAATAATACGCGGAAAATTAAATCCCTGTGCCTTGCGAgctattttattacatatatttattaatgttgaattaattgttgaatttttactgtatataaaatcaaaaaactaaatgagAAAGGCTAAGTTCATGTTCTTTCCAGCTATTCTCAACGCCAGTTTAGAAATACTTCAGGAACTTGACATTCTATTAGGTGCATACCTGATGacgtaaaactttaaaaatctttaaagaattttctcTAATTGAGGACAATGTTGACATCCAACCACCTGACGTCGGTCATCATTAACTGTTTGTGCAATTTGTGTTCGGCTTTtaggtaataattttttattaaatatcccttaacattttcaaaattgttctGTAGGTTGCTTTTTTAACTTAAACTACATCCACGTATATGTATTCTTAATCTTCAATACCGTAGAATACAGAGACAGCTTTCGTTAGAGTTTTTAGACGTGGTCCTATTAACTAAATGTAATCCTCAGTTTGGTAATTTTAACATTACTTTAAATATAGTGCTCAACTCATGAGCTCCACTAAAAACAGTTCGAATCCGGACTTagagcatttaaaaaaattgaagttggcAGAACAGGGCTTAGCTGCAATGTTACGCAAAATAGATACTGAAATAACACAGACAGATCTGGAGTGGATGCATTTACAAAGTCTGGTTAATCAAACCAATGGCCGCAATTCAAAATCTGAAGCCAGCAAAGCAGTTGAAGCAAAAAAGAAggtaaaaaaaacactgtCAGCTTTAACTGTTTCACACCAATTTCCTTGcacaaaattcttaaattcaTTCTTCcatgattttataaaattaggaatccaaagttaaaataatgaaatttaaagattttgtaaaaaatgcgTGCATGGATTAGGAggaaaatgtgtaaaactcTCTTTATTGCTTTTAAGTAAATGGCAAAAACTGGTGCAGGACAATGGGACTTTCAAGCACTAAAATATAGTGAATTTGTTTTTACCAAGTGTTGAAAGTAATAGTAACGAAAATGTctttaatatgtaatttaagTCATTTGTGCCTAAAAGCAAACTTTCTGCCTTTTGCATTTAACCCCATCAAACCTTTACACAGGAGTCTTGGCTATGGCTACCATCAGCTGTGAATCACCTTTTATGttgtatataatatatgtatatattaagttggaaaaattatcttcaatttgctgtttttattaaaattatttcaggtCCAACGATCTATTGATGACGACTCAGTTAATCAGATTCAATTAGACTTGTCTTTACCACCTACAGGACTGGCCCCATCATTAGAAGAGGAGGACGAAGAGGAGCTTGAAAGTGACTAAGGTTTACATTGCTTTAATTAACTAAGAATCTGATTCAGACAAGTTCAAATCACATTACAAACAACAGAACCACTCGAGCGGCGGtgctttgatatttttcagcCTATGTTTTCCTTTGCAAACAACTAATAGCTAATGTTGAGGGTTACGTAACCATAGAAGGAGGGCtatatattgtaaaaaaaaatttattaaataatcgCAAATATTCTTGTAAAATGTTTGTccaaaacgttttattttctACTTTATCCCAGGTAAAATAAAACCACTAAATCTGGCTTTGCCAAAAATTTAACCGCTCATTTATAAGGTCCAGCGTGAGCTGACGCTCAGAACGATGTTGAAAAATGCTGTCAATGTGGGGCGTAAACAATGCAATATCGCTGCAAATTTTAAGCTGAGTGGTTCTGTTGTGCTACAAAGGTTATGATACCTGTAGaaagaaatttacagaaatataatacatattttaacacAATTGTATAATAAAACCAATTAATACAAACTAATTGcttgacaaatattgaaatacaTGAAAGTAtgatttagaaattatttctgACTAGCCTAAGTTTGTCATATAGGGACTTTAAGGTTGTTACCATCGAAGATTTTTTACTGTACCCGCGCGATGGGCCGCGCAGCGATATGCACTGGCGACGTAACCACGGGTGCATCCACGGATGATTTACTGTTAGTTGGTTTTCCTCTACCGCCTCTTCTGCTTCGTCCTTTCTTCGATCCTTGCGCGTCTCTTTTGTCAGAACTTCCTTCAAAAGTGTTGTTGGTTTTTGAAGCGGCTATGTCAGAAACCTGAAAAGTACACTCGTAAATTATAAGCAATAAAGTCAAAATACGAGGGGATTCACCtcgtttaaaaagttttccttCTCCTCCACATCCACCACCGATTCGAGAGGTTCGGGGTCTTTTTTAGGTCTTTGTTGTCCTTGACCGTATCTTTGTTGCTGCTTACTCTGCTTGGCTTTGGCGCCCAGATGACTTGGAGAAGCTTGTGTTATTAGACGGACCTTAAAAGTGtttatcaaactttaaagATTGGGGTACACGGGCTAAATATGTGTCAGATATACCACATTGCCTACAGCTTTAGTTCGGCCTTCTCTGAACACCATTCGCTGGCCCGGAGTCATGTATTCTGGATGTTTAATGAATCTAAAGTGAATCAAGGCTTTGTCTCCAGTGCGTAGACATTCCTTAGACATGGTCATTATGCTCGCCGTTTGTCTTATGCTGCCGCAATGAACTGACGGTCATAAATGCGAGAAAGTTTTGGATGatgagaattttatattttatatttacccATTGCTTGATATCTGGAACTAATGGTAGTTGGATGATGTAAAACTAGAATTTCTCCTTCGAACTCCCAACAAGATTGCGGATTTAGAGCAGGCGAGACCATCACCATGCCTTTACGAATCTGAGACCTTTTTACCTAAAATGCGATAATAGATTGTGATATACCGAGTCTGAACAAAAACATAAGAAATGGTTACTTATTTTCACGATAAGAATTATTCAGTTACCATAAAGCATGTTTTCGAAGGTTCAATTTCTTATATGAGATACTTGCTTACCTTTTTCAATGCAAAACTGGCAGTTTGACCCGCCCGCACCTCCTTAACAACCATCCTTTTCCTATGTATGCTCTTGACAGAAATGGGAACAAAATGTCCCAACGGATCCGGGCCAAGCATCAAGGTGTCGTTCAGCCTAATAATACCCTTAAGAGTGGTTCCTGAAACTACAGTCCCGACTCCCTAAACAATCCAACACAAACAAATTAGCTTTTGGCGATTTCGGTTGCTTCACAAACTTACTGGAACTGAGTAAGTGTCATCTATCTGGAACTCTGCAGGTTCATTCTCGTGGTACTCCATCTTGGTGGTTAACAAATTGAGGAAAGTTTTTAGAAGGTCGAGATTTTCGCCGGTGACGTTTGAAACTTGGAATATTGGACACAACCTTTAAAGCAAAACAACAACTAAAATTTGCACTTATTCTCGCCTGCGAAAAGTACCTTTCTGAGACAAAATTAGTGGCGCTCAGGACGACATCGTCTGGGGTTTTCACCATGACGGGAACTTTGCGGCATCCTGGAGATTTTAAAATGCGCACCAGCATCTTTAAGTTATCCTGCAAAACATTGGCCGGACACATGTCAATTTTTGTTACCACCACGAATACTGGAACAGAGAGCGCTAAAGCCAATCCTAGATGTTCCTTGGTCATGCCTATTATCCCAGCATTGGCACCCACCTGGAACAACGGTATGTATACTTGTAAGTGGCGAGATTATTGGCTGATATTTACCATGAGCATTCCGAAATCGGGTGCGTGTCCAGTCATACCGAACACTGTGGTTTTTAGGTACCGTTCGTGTCCCGCCAAGTCAATAAAAGTGATTACTTTGGAACTTCTTTCGCATATTTTCACCCAGTCTAGAGAGCCGTGTTCAGGCTTGTTAACAACATTGCCTATGAATGTAATAGAgattaaaaatactatttCTATTGCATAATTCTTCTTGAAAATCAGAAGCTTTTTGTGTTATATCGGAAGCTGTTCATGTCAGTCGctgtttgaataaaataaagataCATGAAATAAATTCTGAAGGCAGCTGTTTCGTACTTGGTCAAGTCCATTTTATGCAAATGCCGTAAATGACAATAagtttgaagaaaaagttgtGGATAATAGAGGGGTTGAAACCGATgaagcatttattttaaattttattcctaTTATATTAGAGgcctaaaatgaaaattctccATGGATACAGGAACTCTTTGGAAATAAAGAGCATTCAATAGTCCGATCTTTATGTATGGGTGAAAATAAATGTAGGAAAAGTTAGTAGCAAGTTCGCAAACGAATAAAACGTTcaaaatggaaatggaaagaGAATGTTGGGCAACCTGGCGACATGGAATTTTACTTAAACGCTCTATTTTTTTGCAGACTCGCTGTTAACTTTTCTTACATTTATATTCATCCGCATTAAACTTTGAGCGTTAAAACGCTTGTTTATGGTCGCTTACACCCGATGAAGCCAATAAGGAGAACCACTTGTCTCCGGATTGTCCAGCATCGTCTTTCCATTTCTATTTGGACGCTTTATTCTTTCCAAACTTGGTGCTAATTTTTCCTATACGCAAATTTATGTCTAAAAATAGTGTAAATAGCACTTATGCCTCTGTTATGATTTGTTCAAATGAGAAACATTgaagggaaaaataaaagttaatagAAAGTAGATTACATTACCCTCTTCGTCGAACCCCAAAATGTCGTTTCCCACTGAACTAGTTCTTCCTGATTCCATTTCATGCTTATGCCGGAAAAGCTTAAGTCTGGCAGTACCGCGTCCAGTATCAAGTTCGCCATGAGTCAACACTCCCAATAAGGTCGATTTTCCTGCGTCCACGTTTCCCACCACAGCT belongs to Euwallacea similis isolate ESF13 chromosome 7, ESF131.1, whole genome shotgun sequence and includes:
- the GTPBP1 gene encoding GTP-binding protein 1 — encoded protein: MTDSKEPPRESLSSFVDKTSVKCSEYDKILGRSVLVAPTEEQYDLLLKRLKQQLGEGRGEVILEIGASEDGSDSGLLEDEIEAAVATLQSLADNLSCSCVRLRERKETRGVVVQYLIRKVLDQADFLEIRVAVVGNVDAGKSTLLGVLTHGELDTGRGTARLKLFRHKHEMESGRTSSVGNDILGFDEEGNVVNKPEHGSLDWVKICERSSKVITFIDLAGHERYLKTTVFGMTGHAPDFGMLMVGANAGIIGMTKEHLGLALALSVPVFVVVTKIDMCPANVLQDNLKMLVRILKSPGCRKVPVMVKTPDDVVLSATNFVSERLCPIFQVSNVTGENLDLLKTFLNLLTTKMEYHENEPAEFQIDDTYSVPGVGTVVSGTTLKGIIRLNDTLMLGPDPLGHFVPISVKSIHRKRMVVKEVRAGQTASFALKKVKRSQIRKGMVMVSPALNPQSCWEFEGEILVLHHPTTISSRYQAMVHCGSIRQTASIMTMSKECLRTGDKALIHFRFIKHPEYMTPGQRMVFREGRTKAVGNVVRLITQASPSHLGAKAKQSKQQQRYGQGQQRPKKDPEPLESVVDVEEKENFLNEVSDIAASKTNNTFEGSSDKRDAQGSKKGRSRRGGRGKPTNSKSSVDAPVVTSPVHIAARPIARVQ
- the LOC136410055 gene encoding uncharacterized protein, translated to MSSTKNSSNPDLEHLKKLKLAEQGLAAMLRKIDTEITQTDLEWMHLQSLVNQTNGRNSKSEASKAVEAKKKVQRSIDDDSVNQIQLDLSLPPTGLAPSLEEEDEEELESD
- the LOC136410053 gene encoding uncharacterized protein; this encodes MNMQDTNESNNLFSHDGWIVAKHEEGSIKIACDAANETHNFNKTSYNWVTLTSSKIGKYASSTSQNEKGPENRNIKAHSKQLNNNFADSYYTQRQFLLIRDLLNCKPQNGLSKNFILYGTPFRKVMLCARVTSIQDKGDFQRFIVDDGTSAILCIAKKPSLETSVQERYYIIRVE